Proteins encoded together in one uncultured Desulfosarcina sp. window:
- a CDS encoding cache domain-containing protein, translated as MYFPIEKNKIRLYYYFGSVSSIIFLSLLFSLIYTRSINKEFDKKTDQLSMGIINEKKEFLNNAVNRTIFLIETEREIVRQEFTSRGLSQDQMDNISVERISNHIRKLRLIDDGYIWVNRIVDYQGGERYAIRQIHPNLPNTEGQWLSTNTTDIKGNRPYEVELNGVKEKGEIYFEYYFKKLSSDKIAHKMSYAKLYKPWDWVVAAGVYLDDVDELIQRETQNMERTLKSQRIYTFSIASMVLLISIVILIRFEKQIVGLVNSYEHDIKLYTDNLIDEKEKTQAAMAEIKQLKGLLPICSNCKKIRDDSGYWNQIESFIREHSEAEFSHGICPDCVKKLYPYLDISDQNDTQR; from the coding sequence ATGTATTTTCCGATAGAAAAAAATAAAATCAGACTCTACTACTATTTTGGATCTGTTTCATCCATCATTTTTCTTTCCTTACTTTTCTCTCTCATCTATACAAGAAGTATAAATAAAGAATTTGATAAAAAGACAGACCAACTTTCAATGGGAATTATCAATGAAAAAAAAGAATTTTTGAATAACGCGGTTAACAGAACAATTTTTCTAATTGAGACAGAACGGGAAATAGTTAGGCAAGAATTCACTTCGCGTGGTCTTTCACAGGATCAAATGGACAACATAAGTGTTGAGCGAATAAGCAATCATATCCGAAAACTTCGTTTGATTGATGATGGTTACATATGGGTTAACCGTATCGTTGACTATCAGGGTGGGGAAAGATATGCAATTAGACAAATTCATCCAAATCTTCCGAATACAGAAGGACAGTGGCTCTCCACAAACACAACCGATATAAAGGGAAACCGGCCCTACGAAGTTGAGCTGAATGGTGTTAAAGAGAAAGGTGAGATCTATTTTGAATATTATTTTAAGAAGTTAAGTTCTGATAAAATTGCACATAAAATGTCGTATGCGAAGCTTTACAAGCCCTGGGATTGGGTTGTTGCAGCCGGTGTTTATTTGGATGATGTTGACGAACTGATCCAAAGGGAAACTCAAAATATGGAGAGAACACTTAAAAGCCAAAGGATCTACACGTTTTCAATTGCATCAATGGTTTTACTAATATCTATAGTAATCCTTATACGTTTTGAAAAGCAAATCGTCGGGCTGGTTAATTCCTATGAGCATGACATTAAATTATATACTGACAATCTGATTGATGAAAAAGAGAAAACACAAGCCGCAATGGCTGAAATAAAACAACTTAAAGGATTGTTGCCGATTTGCAGCAACTGCAAGAAAATTCGTGACGACAGCGGCTATTGGAATCAGATTGAATCATTCATTCGGGAACATTCGGAGGCAGAATTTAGTCACGGCATTTGCCCTGACTGCGTAAAGAAATTGTATCCTTATTTGGATATTTCCGATCAGAATGATACTCAACGATAA
- a CDS encoding VOC family protein, producing the protein MAGENEAVSADAQLPVYGYHHISVEVDDVDAAYRELTNKDIEFVATPRNTPHNLRVAFCKGPDDIVIEVMQQL; encoded by the coding sequence GTGGCCGGGGAAAACGAAGCTGTCAGCGCAGACGCCCAACTGCCCGTATATGGCTACCACCACATCAGCGTCGAGGTCGATGACGTTGATGCTGCCTACCGGGAACTCACCAACAAGGATATTGAATTTGTCGCCACACCCCGTAACACGCCCCACAATCTGCGAGTGGCGTTTTGCAAGGGACCGGATGATATTGTCATCGAGGTCATGCAACAGCTTTAA
- a CDS encoding ISNCY family transposase: MREKQQKQMPLISLPTGHPREVELEMISKILDKTPNIYDHVLQDLNGGLKIERQRTGANGMSAEQVTRAAIVMKLFNFTYEDLAFHISDSRSLRRFCRIGIFDKGFKKSALNENIKRICPETWELISLDLLAYAKDNNIEKGRTTRVDCTVVESNIHPPCDSMQLYDAVRVLARLLTQARDDFKIKIVFTDHRRRAKRRMTAIQYAKGKKQRLSPYKDLLKVTQKSIGYAIKAEETIGGICTTNFELLGLLNSIKHYSDLARQVYDQTYRRVIQGESVSADQKVFSIFEEHTDIIIKDRRDNHYGHKICLTGGASNLILDCVVLEGNPADSTLVEQMLDRQKSAYGRYPLKVALDGGFASKGNLNTAKAKGVKDVCFAKKRGLEEIDMCRSHYVYKKLRQFRAGIESGISWLKRSFGLTRCTWKGFRSFKSYVLSSVVAANLLTIARKQLAPAG, from the coding sequence ATGCGCGAGAAACAACAAAAACAAATGCCGCTGATAAGTCTCCCCACGGGTCATCCCAGAGAAGTAGAACTGGAGATGATCAGCAAAATCCTGGACAAGACTCCTAACATTTACGATCATGTTCTGCAAGACCTCAACGGTGGCCTCAAGATAGAACGTCAACGAACCGGGGCCAACGGTATGAGTGCCGAGCAGGTGACCCGCGCCGCGATTGTGATGAAGCTTTTCAACTTCACCTATGAAGACCTCGCCTTTCATATTTCCGATTCCAGATCGCTCAGACGGTTTTGCAGAATCGGTATTTTCGATAAGGGCTTCAAGAAATCCGCCCTGAATGAAAATATCAAAAGGATCTGCCCTGAGACCTGGGAGCTTATTTCCCTGGACCTGTTGGCATATGCGAAGGACAACAACATCGAAAAAGGCAGAACGACCCGAGTCGATTGTACCGTCGTCGAGAGCAACATCCACCCTCCTTGCGATTCCATGCAGTTGTATGACGCTGTGCGCGTGCTCGCGCGGTTGTTGACTCAAGCCCGGGATGACTTCAAAATTAAAATCGTTTTCACGGATCATCGTCGCCGTGCAAAAAGGCGGATGACCGCCATCCAATACGCAAAAGGGAAAAAGCAACGACTGTCTCCGTATAAAGACCTGCTCAAGGTCACCCAAAAGTCCATCGGTTACGCGATCAAAGCCGAAGAAACGATAGGCGGAATCTGCACAACCAATTTTGAATTGCTTGGCTTATTGAACAGCATCAAACATTACAGCGATTTGGCCCGTCAGGTCTACGACCAGACCTATCGCCGGGTTATTCAAGGCGAAAGCGTATCGGCCGACCAGAAGGTATTCTCGATTTTCGAGGAACACACGGACATCATCATCAAAGACCGCCGGGATAACCATTATGGCCATAAGATTTGCCTGACCGGTGGAGCCTCGAACCTTATCCTCGATTGTGTCGTTCTTGAGGGCAATCCCGCAGATAGCACACTGGTTGAACAGATGCTGGATCGCCAGAAATCGGCTTACGGACGCTACCCGCTGAAAGTTGCCCTGGACGGTGGCTTTGCATCCAAAGGCAATCTGAACACGGCCAAGGCCAAAGGCGTCAAAGATGTCTGCTTTGCCAAAAAACGGGGTCTTGAAGAGATTGACATGTGTCGCAGTCACTATGTTTACAAAAAGCTCAGACAGTTCCGTGCCGGTATCGAATCGGGCATATCCTGGCTCAAACGCAGTTTCGGCTTGACCCGGTGCACGTGGAAAGGTTTTCGTTCTTTTAAAAGCTACGTGCTTTCGTCGGTGGTCGCGGCCAACCTGCTGACGATCGCTCGAAAGCAATTGGCTCCTGCTGGATAA
- a CDS encoding transposase, whose product MGGTLFVPIFGTLSHSRRQVIESAQKADLGPQALLADSLYGSDENTETAKDKGVEVISPPMGSEKKDQLGLSDFHLEKSGKVVSCPEGHTPLHVKKKKTRHCAAFDPVHCNYCPNQAICPAKTGKKAFYLRFTDKQLRIALRRAMADTDEFKACYRWRAGVEATMSEFDRRTGIKRLRVRGLKAVRFSSIMKALGLNILRAAAVMAAMIAGASGQGNPKGGYRTGFNDFKERFCAAVDYFVRLIVNSLIFTIICPKIRFG is encoded by the coding sequence ATGGGTGGTACACTTTTCGTTCCCATTTTTGGTACATTATCGCATTCCCGGCGACAGGTAATCGAATCCGCCCAGAAAGCAGACCTGGGACCCCAAGCACTCCTGGCCGATTCCCTGTACGGCTCCGACGAAAACACCGAAACGGCAAAGGACAAAGGGGTTGAGGTCATCTCCCCGCCCATGGGCAGCGAGAAGAAAGACCAGCTGGGCCTGAGCGACTTCCACCTGGAAAAATCCGGCAAAGTGGTCAGCTGCCCTGAAGGCCACACCCCCCTGCATGTCAAAAAGAAGAAGACCCGTCATTGTGCCGCATTCGATCCCGTCCATTGCAACTACTGTCCGAATCAGGCGATCTGCCCGGCAAAGACAGGAAAGAAGGCATTCTACCTTCGTTTCACCGATAAGCAGCTGCGCATCGCCCTCAGACGCGCGATGGCCGACACCGATGAATTTAAAGCCTGCTACCGCTGGCGGGCCGGGGTGGAAGCGACGATGAGCGAGTTCGACCGTCGTACCGGTATCAAACGACTTCGGGTGCGAGGCTTAAAAGCCGTCCGCTTCAGTTCCATTATGAAAGCCCTTGGGTTGAACATCCTGCGGGCTGCGGCGGTAATGGCGGCGATGATCGCCGGGGCATCGGGTCAAGGCAACCCCAAAGGGGGTTATCGAACAGGTTTTAACGATTTCAAAGAGCGATTTTGTGCTGCTGTTGACTACTTTGTCCGGTTGATAGTGAACAGTCTGATCTTTACAATCATATGCCCAAAAATACGTTTTGGGTGA
- a CDS encoding transposase, producing MPVSALSPFFSAGFGRPTKYLYTVVGVLILQQNHDLNDAEAVDQLAYNIQWHYALNIFEESDTAKYMCPKTLWTMRTIVAEHGLEDVLFDAGTRKLAEVFDVDTDKQRTDSVHIRSNMRRLGRINIFSRSIHRFLKNLKRYHPSRVDTVETEIMHRYDSEKALAALTQGQKTLEQVSADLYRLILQFKDCQDVNGMQSFKLLQRVLDEQCSVSDDGNRVEVKAPKQIPSDSLQNPSDPDAS from the coding sequence TTGCCTGTCAGTGCATTGAGTCCTTTTTTCAGTGCCGGCTTCGGGCGCCCGACCAAGTACCTCTATACAGTCGTTGGCGTTCTGATTCTTCAACAAAACCATGACCTGAATGACGCGGAAGCCGTCGACCAACTTGCCTACAACATCCAGTGGCACTACGCCTTAAACATCTTCGAAGAATCCGATACGGCCAAATACATGTGCCCCAAAACGCTGTGGACCATGCGCACCATCGTTGCCGAACACGGCCTGGAGGATGTGCTGTTCGATGCCGGCACCCGAAAACTGGCCGAGGTGTTCGATGTCGATACGGACAAGCAGCGCACCGACTCGGTGCACATCCGATCCAATATGCGGCGGTTGGGACGCATCAATATCTTCTCCCGGTCGATCCACCGGTTTCTGAAGAACCTGAAACGGTACCATCCATCCCGCGTCGATACGGTCGAGACCGAAATCATGCATCGATATGATTCGGAAAAGGCGCTGGCCGCACTCACCCAGGGCCAGAAAACCCTGGAGCAGGTCAGTGCCGATCTGTACCGTCTGATCCTGCAGTTCAAGGATTGCCAGGATGTTAATGGCATGCAAAGTTTCAAGCTGCTGCAGCGGGTCCTCGATGAGCAGTGCAGCGTATCCGATGACGGAAACCGGGTTGAGGTCAAGGCACCCAAACAGATCCCTTCCGACTCGCTACAGAATCCTTCGGACCCGGATGCCAGTTAA
- a CDS encoding VOC family protein: MIYRFHHVHLLCSNFEDTIDFFTGVLGATLVNRQKFGGAETAPL, from the coding sequence ATGATCTATCGATTCCATCACGTCCATCTGCTGTGCAGCAATTTTGAGGACACCATCGACTTTTTTACCGGTGTGTTGGGGGCCACGCTCGTGAACCGCCAGAAATTCGGTGGAGCCGAAACGGCGCCTCTCTGA
- the istA gene encoding IS21 family transposase, whose translation MDIIALHQQGLSQREITKRTGRHRKTVKKYIQNGQTPGYHKAQRRESILAPYYPVINDFLEEDDYRATWIYQRLKQLGYAGGYDTVKIYVRRRKRKRKRQAYIRFETIPGLQGQMDWADFKVADFKGGSFTVYLFVLVLGFSRAMFAMFVDRCTLQSFMDAHIAAFHYLGGIPMEMLYDNMKHVVISRTGGQTVFNVEFMHFTQHYGFKPLACMPYSPWVKGKVERPVDYIRESFWRGYAFTSIEQANRDLLSWLDETANRRKHGTHRQLVDLRWRQEQSSLSPCPASDYDTSIKEYRRVYKDCYISYNASRYQVPPDVVGKKILLKVKDGIIRFYDDDRLLATHREAEEKGSWVTDANITAQILKQRQKAKKKYGRTKGKATRGLVNASLFPQVLYRPLSVYEQIAKGGGTWIN comes from the coding sequence ATGGACATTATTGCATTGCATCAACAAGGCCTTTCGCAAAGGGAGATCACCAAACGAACTGGCCGCCATCGCAAGACCGTTAAAAAATATATTCAGAATGGACAAACTCCCGGTTACCACAAGGCCCAACGGCGCGAAAGCATCCTGGCTCCCTACTACCCGGTGATTAACGATTTCCTCGAAGAGGATGATTACCGTGCCACCTGGATCTATCAACGACTCAAACAGTTAGGCTATGCTGGCGGATACGATACCGTCAAAATCTATGTCCGCAGGCGCAAACGAAAACGCAAGCGCCAGGCTTACATCCGGTTCGAGACGATTCCCGGATTGCAGGGGCAGATGGACTGGGCCGACTTCAAGGTCGCGGATTTCAAGGGCGGCAGTTTTACCGTTTACCTGTTCGTCCTGGTCCTGGGATTTTCCCGGGCCATGTTTGCCATGTTCGTTGACCGCTGCACCCTGCAGTCCTTCATGGATGCCCATATTGCCGCCTTTCACTACCTGGGCGGGATTCCCATGGAAATGCTCTATGACAACATGAAGCATGTGGTGATCAGCCGCACAGGTGGGCAGACTGTTTTCAATGTCGAGTTCATGCACTTTACCCAGCACTATGGTTTCAAGCCTCTGGCCTGCATGCCCTACAGTCCCTGGGTGAAAGGCAAGGTGGAACGCCCGGTGGATTACATTCGCGAGTCGTTCTGGCGCGGTTATGCCTTTACCAGCATCGAGCAGGCGAACCGGGATCTTCTCAGCTGGCTTGACGAAACAGCCAATCGCAGGAAGCATGGAACCCACCGGCAGCTGGTGGACCTGCGCTGGCGGCAGGAACAATCCAGCTTAAGTCCATGCCCTGCCAGCGACTACGATACGTCCATAAAAGAGTATCGCAGGGTCTACAAGGACTGCTATATTTCCTATAACGCCAGCCGGTATCAGGTGCCGCCGGATGTGGTCGGCAAAAAGATCCTGCTGAAGGTCAAGGACGGTATCATCCGATTCTACGATGACGACCGGCTGCTGGCCACGCATAGGGAAGCCGAGGAAAAGGGCAGCTGGGTTACCGATGCGAATATCACCGCCCAGATCCTGAAGCAGCGGCAGAAAGCGAAAAAGAAATACGGTCGCACCAAAGGCAAGGCCACCCGGGGACTGGTGAATGCCAGTTTGTTCCCACAGGTGCTTTACCGTCCGCTGTCCGTGTATGAGCAGATCGCGAAAGGAGGTGGCACATGGATCAACTGA
- the istB gene encoding IS21-like element helper ATPase IstB yields MDQLIADRLQDNLKRLKLTQAAEMLETVVAKAESDKDSYLSFLDQLLEEEVAAKEKRRVQTAMKTAGLPSAKTIEEYDFTFHPKLNKKEVMALFDLDFIGKQENVIFLGPPGVGKTHLAISLAIKACHHGFKVYFTTMDTLMRKLKEPQSRHKAYLTSALVVVDEVGYLPIDTKEAYLFFQFVSYRYERSSTLITSNKSFGDWQELFGEQVIATAILDRLLHHCRVVNIKGHSYRLRGHSFSKNDFATVGSSGLADVDGKTENQ; encoded by the coding sequence ATGGATCAACTGATCGCCGACCGCCTCCAGGACAACCTCAAACGGCTCAAGCTCACCCAGGCCGCCGAGATGCTCGAAACCGTGGTCGCCAAAGCCGAGTCCGACAAGGACTCTTATCTGTCTTTTCTGGATCAGCTGCTGGAAGAGGAAGTCGCCGCCAAGGAAAAACGGCGCGTACAGACCGCCATGAAGACCGCCGGGCTGCCATCGGCCAAGACCATCGAAGAGTACGATTTTACCTTTCACCCCAAGCTGAACAAAAAGGAGGTGATGGCCCTTTTCGATCTGGATTTCATCGGCAAACAGGAGAACGTGATTTTCCTGGGACCGCCGGGCGTTGGCAAAACCCATCTGGCCATATCGCTGGCGATCAAGGCCTGCCATCACGGGTTCAAGGTCTACTTCACCACCATGGACACCCTGATGAGGAAACTCAAAGAGCCCCAGTCCCGGCACAAGGCATATCTGACTTCGGCCCTGGTGGTAGTCGATGAAGTCGGGTACCTGCCCATCGACACGAAGGAGGCGTATCTGTTCTTTCAGTTCGTCTCTTATCGCTACGAGCGATCATCGACGCTGATCACCTCCAACAAGAGCTTCGGGGACTGGCAAGAGTTGTTCGGCGAGCAGGTCATCGCCACCGCGATCCTCGACCGGCTGCTGCATCACTGCCGGGTGGTCAACATCAAGGGGCACAGCTATCGGCTCCGCGGGCACAGTTTTTCAAAGAACGATTTCGCCACGGTCGGTTCCTCAGGGTTGGCCGACGTGGATGGGAAGACGGAGAATCAATGA